The following are encoded together in the Lactuca sativa cultivar Salinas chromosome 1, Lsat_Salinas_v11, whole genome shotgun sequence genome:
- the LOC111916606 gene encoding rhomboid-like protein 15 codes for MRSNIVTEAGLPTRFKQWWEGIPFLTSMVVAVCGVIYLVCLLVGYDSFSEVCFWPSAVLSKAQVYRVFTSIFFHGSLLHLVFNMLALVPLGSELERVMGSIRLLYMIVLLATSSAIFHILITLIAAYNPIVTYYHFMDECAIGFSGVLFSMIVIETSLSGVQFRNVFGLFNVPAKLYPWLLLVMFQLLMTNISLLGHLCGILSGFAYTYGLFNFLIPGSSFYSGIESSHWLSTCVRRPKYIMCTGGDPSGYIPTHTTRNTASSETLSGNMWANLSSWMPRREVAPQSAEENSRFPGRGRTLGATQTETVSSNASPDSSLQTRLLESGNSPVHPSTQEAIARNDRRQEGINTDTTAAVSVVSDEEIQKLVAMGFDKTQVEVAIAAADGDLNVAVEILMTQQG; via the exons ATGAGATCAAACATTGTTACTGAG GCAGGATTGCCTACAAGATTTAAGCAATGGTGGGAAGGAATACCATTCCTTACTTCTATGGTGGTTGCAGTTTGTGGTGTGATTTACTTGGTTTGCCTTTTGGTTGGATATGACTCTTTCTCAGAAGTGTGCTTCTGGCCCTCTGCTGTTCTTTCAAAGGCCCAAG TGTATAGGGTTTTCACATCTATATTCTTTCATGGTTCACTACTTCATCTTGTATTCAATATGTTGGCCCTGGTTCCTTTAGGCTCAGAGTTGGAAAGAGTTATGGGATCGATCCGTTTGTTGTACATGATTGTTTTGTTGGCTACAAGCAGTGCTATTTTTCATATTCTAATTACATTAATAGCTGCCTACAACCCCATTGTCACCTACTACCATTTCATGGACGAATGTGCGATTGGCTTCTCTGGTGTTCTATTCTCTATGATTGTTATAGAAACAAGCCTAAGTGGAGTCCAATTTAGAAA CGTGTTTGGACTTTTTAACGTACCTGCTAAGTT GTATCCATGGTTATTACTGGTGATGTTCCAGCTTCTTATGACAAACATCTCATTGCTTGGACACTTATGCGGGATTTTATCTGGATTTGCAT ACACTTATGGTTTGTTCAACTTTCTAATACCGGGAAGCTCTTTCTATTCGGGCATAGAATCCTCTCATTGGCTT TCAACTTGTGTTCGTAGACCAAAATATATAATGTGCACAGGTGGCGATCCTTCTGGATACATCCCCACACATACTACTCGTAACACAGCATCCAG TGAAACACTTTCTGGGAACATGTGGGCAAACTTGTCTTCATGGATGCCAAGGAGAGAGGTGGCTCCCCAG TCAGCAGAAGAAAATAGTAGGTTTCCTGGACGTGGAAGGACACTAGGTGCAACTCAAACAGAAACAGTCTCCAGCAATGCTTCTCCTGACTCAAGCCTACAAACAAGACTCTTGGAAAGTGGCAATAGCCCTGTTCATCCTTCAACTCAGGAAGCAATTGCAAGAAATGATAGAAG GCAGGAAGGGATAAATACAGATACCACAGCAGCAGTAAGTGTTGTATCGGATGAAGAGATCCAAAAGCTTGTGGCAATGGGTTTTGATAAG ACACAGGTGGAAGTGGCTATAGCAGCTGCAGATGGTGATCTGAATGTAGCAGTTGAAATACTCATGACCCAACAG GGATAG